A region of Diospyros lotus cultivar Yz01 chromosome 3, ASM1463336v1, whole genome shotgun sequence DNA encodes the following proteins:
- the LOC127796813 gene encoding uncharacterized protein LOC127796813 — MAEDLMNPSQHIERVIHSQTKEESQKNHLRLRASVIAVRLLALQGCAFRGHDKSSSSLNRGNFIQMLKTFGQLSMEVDKVILDNASKNAQYIAPNIHKDILHIMANRVRQMIREDVGDERFCILVDEAKDESNREQLAIILRLQLALISAAKDVSVIWEFFSHLDNIINIINSSSQRISELQNAQRKEVEHMLSIGERESGSGANQIGNLQRAGATRWSSHYDSVKSMIGMYSTTCKVLEYLKVHCSKASSRAEVRGAYRHFACFEFVFNLLLMHKIMRITDVLCQALQKKSLDILATMRFVSTAKLILQELREEGWEVFLQEVKDFCSRHNIDIPDLDSSYMIGRCRDETTVEHHYHFDVFNEAIDFELTNSGRSDTYIMITRLIRLVLTLPVSTATTERAFSAMKLLKTTLRNKMEDDFLADCMTLYIERELALTIDVDSVVDEFFVSKPRRAQV, encoded by the exons ATGGCTGAAGATTTAATGAATCCGTCTCAACATATTGAAAGGGTaattcattcacaaacaaaagaGGAATCACAGAAAAATCACTTACGCCTAAGGGCTTCAGTTATAGCTGTCAGGTTACTAGCACTCCAAGGTTGTGCCTTTAGAGGTCACGATaaatcttcatcttcattgaATCGTggaaattttattcaaatgcttAAGACTTTTGGACAATTGAGTATGGAAGTTGATAAAGTTATATTAGATAATGCTTCGAAAAATGCTCAATATATTGCTCCAAATATTCATAAGGATATTTTGCATATTATGGCTAATAGAGTACGACAGATGATTCGTGAGGATGTTGGAGATGAACGCTTTTGTATTCTTGTGGATGAAGCAAAAGATGAATCTAATCGAGAGCAATTGGCCATTATTTTGAG GTTACAACTGGCATTGATTTCTGCAGCTAAGGATGTCAGTGTTATTTGGGAATTCTTTTCTCATTTGGATaatattatcaatattattaattcttcttctcaGCGCATTAGTGAGTTGCAAAATGCTCAAAGAAAAGAAGTTGAGCATATGTTGAGTATTGGAGAGCGTGAGTCTGGAAGTGGAGCCAATCAAATAGGTAATTTGCAACGTGCTGGAGCAACACGTTGGAGTTCCCATTATGATTCTGTAAAAAGCATGATAGGCATGTATTCTACAACTTGCAAGGTGCTTGAATATCTTAAAGTTCATTGTTCAAAAGCAAGTTCTCGAGCTGAAGTCCGTGGCGCTTATAGACACTTTGCATGTTTTGAATTTGTGTTCAATTtgcttttaatgcacaaaattaTGAGAATAACTGATGTTCTTTGTCAAGCTCTTCAAAAAAAATCACTAGACATTTTGGCTACTATGAGATTTGTTTCTACTGCGAAACTTATCCTTCAAGAATTGAGAGAAGAAGGTTGGGAAGTGTTTCTTCAAGAAGTAAAAGATTTTTGTTCAAGACACAACATTGACATACCGGATCTAGATTCTTCATATATGATTGGTCGTTGTAGGGATGAGACTACAGTTGAGCACCATTATCATTTTGATGTTTTCAATGAAGCAATTGATTTT GAGTTGACCAACAGTGGAAGGTCAGATACATACATTATGATAACTAGATTGATTCGTCTTGTATTGACATTACCCGTTTCTACTGCAACTACTGAGCGAGCATTTTCAGCAATGAAACTTTTGAAGACAACACTTCGTAACAAAATGGAGGACGACTTCCTTGCTGATTGTATGACTCTCTACATTGAAAGAGAACTTGCTCTTACAATAGATGTAGATTCTGTTGtagatgaattttttgtttcaaaacctcgtCGAGCTcaagtttaa